GAACAGTTCAGCCGCCAACTCCTCCCTCTCATCAGCAAGACCCTGAAAGTCTTCGTCGTCATCGTGGCGGCTTTGGTCACGTCGCAAAATCTCGGCCTCAACGTCACGGGCCTGATCGCCTCGCTCTCCATCGGCGGTCTGGCCATCGGCCTGGCGGCCCAGGACACGCTGGGCAATATCTTCGGCGCTGTAGCGGTGTTGATGGACAAGCCCTTCAAAGTCGGCGACCGCATCCAGCTCGACTCCCTGGATGGCACGGTGGAAACCATCGGTTTCCGCAGCACCCGCGTGCGCAACCTCGACGGCCATCTCGTCACCGTTCCGAACAAGACAATGGGCAACGCCACCATCACCAATGTCTCCGCGCGGCCGAACATCAAGACCGTGATGAACATTGGCGTGACGTATGACACGCCGGCGGAGAAGGTCGAACGCGCAATGCAAATCATCGAGGACATTTATCGGCCGCACCCGAAGACCGCCGACCTCATCATCAGCTTCAACAAGTTCGAGAGTTCGTCGCTGAACATCCTCGTGGTGCACTGGTGGAACTCGACCGACTTCAAGGAATACCTGCTGCAATTTCAGAAGCTGAATCTCGAACTGAAGCGCCGCTTCGATGCCGAGGGCATCAGCTTTGCGTTCCCGACGCAGACGCTCTATCTCAAACAGGACTCCGAATGGAGCGTGGCCGGTCCTGACAACTCAGCGGCCCGAAACTGACCTCGTCCCATGCGCGAAGACATGATTAACGCAAAGTCGGCGCTGCCGCGTATCGCGATGGTTTCCACCCACGGCTACGTGGCGGCGCAACCACCGTTGGGCGCGGCGGACACGGGCGCGCAGGTCGTGTATGTGCTGGAGCTTTCCAAGAAGCTGGCGCAACTCGGCTACGAGGTGGACATCTGGACGAGACGTTTCGAGGACCAGCCGGAAATCGAACCCGTGGCCGAACAGGTGCGCATCATTCGCGCGCGTTGCGGCGGGCAAAACTTCATCCCCAAGGAGTATCTCTACGAGAAGCTGCCCGAATGGGGCGAAAACGCGCTGCGCTTCATCAAGAAGCGCGAATTGAAATACGAGTTCGTCAACAGCCATTACTGGGACGCCGGTGTGGCGGGCCAGCACTTGGGCGAAGTGCTGGGCGTGCCGCACGTTCACACGCCGCATTCGCTGGGCGTCTGGAAAAAGCGTCAGATGGAGAACGATTATCCAGGTGACGCGGCCAAGTTCGAGCAGCAATACAACTTCAGCAAACGCATTCATCACGAACGGTTGCTTTACGAATCAGCGCACATGGTGCTGGCCACGACTCCGCCCCAACT
The Verrucomicrobiota bacterium DNA segment above includes these coding regions:
- a CDS encoding mechanosensitive ion channel family protein — its product is MMKFSLEKFLKLTFLGLVALLCWSPCVQAQPATNALTALVSDMSTVQAPPKVWLTFGLDRLAPLRYAPFADIPLWQYLSSLIYIFLAFYVSKALDALITGRVKKWAEKTATKLDDLLVDLLRGPVRIVSFVILLHIGMKVYSWPETLASFFSAALKIIVAVSITYVLLKAVDALVRVWKERTTTPENEQFSRQLLPLISKTLKVFVVIVAALVTSQNLGLNVTGLIASLSIGGLAIGLAAQDTLGNIFGAVAVLMDKPFKVGDRIQLDSLDGTVETIGFRSTRVRNLDGHLVTVPNKTMGNATITNVSARPNIKTVMNIGVTYDTPAEKVERAMQIIEDIYRPHPKTADLIISFNKFESSSLNILVVHWWNSTDFKEYLLQFQKLNLELKRRFDAEGISFAFPTQTLYLKQDSEWSVAGPDNSAARN